One region of Sulfurisphaera ohwakuensis genomic DNA includes:
- a CDS encoding urease accessory protein UreD, protein MRGLLEVKNSLIKRNGPLSFFESQGLGILVNPSEVLANNDEVKIYIERDKGIITDQAYTKILSRSNVRIYVKIMANVLYYFPHPIIFYNKANAKIETEIYINDFGKIVEAYILGRKFHNEEFKEGDIKSITKVYYKERLLIYDIFRVKNEDYKSKNIMGSEALLTVLDIKNGGEYDFKRLITSSEKIDSLWREETKIWF, encoded by the coding sequence TTGAGGGGCTTATTAGAAGTTAAAAACAGTTTGATAAAAAGAAATGGTCCCCTATCTTTTTTTGAATCTCAAGGTCTGGGGATATTAGTTAATCCTTCTGAGGTTTTAGCTAACAATGATGAAGTGAAAATATACATAGAAAGAGATAAGGGCATAATTACTGATCAAGCATATACAAAAATATTATCTAGAAGTAATGTGAGAATATACGTTAAAATAATGGCTAATGTACTATATTATTTTCCTCATCCTATAATTTTTTACAATAAAGCAAACGCAAAAATTGAAACAGAGATTTACATAAATGACTTTGGAAAGATCGTTGAGGCATATATTTTAGGTAGAAAGTTTCACAATGAGGAATTTAAAGAAGGAGATATAAAGAGCATTACAAAAGTATACTATAAAGAGAGACTATTAATTTATGATATTTTTAGAGTTAAAAATGAAGATTATAAGAGTAAAAATATTATGGGTAGTGAGGCATTACTTACAGTTTTAGATATAAAAAATGGTGGAGAATACGATTTCAAAAGATTAATAACTTCTTCAGAAAAAATTGACAGCTTATGGAGGGAAGAAACCAAAATTTGGTTTTAA
- the cynS gene encoding cyanase, which translates to MIDKKELREISLKKKREKRLTWEEIGKYLGKDKVYAAMLLYGYAQATEEEADKIITLLDLPKEFKPVLLDAPMRTPAQPWPPTDPFIYRLYEGVLLYGPVIKDVAHELFGDGIMSMIDVKIYVDKVIENNYPRMLLTFNGKWLYYSKW; encoded by the coding sequence ATGATTGATAAAAAAGAGCTAAGGGAAATTAGTCTAAAGAAGAAAAGGGAAAAAAGGTTGACATGGGAAGAAATTGGAAAGTATTTAGGAAAGGATAAAGTATATGCAGCAATGTTATTATATGGTTATGCACAAGCTACTGAGGAAGAAGCTGATAAGATAATTACTTTACTAGATTTACCTAAGGAGTTTAAACCAGTATTGTTAGACGCTCCAATGAGGACTCCAGCTCAACCATGGCCTCCTACAGATCCATTTATATATAGGCTTTATGAAGGAGTATTACTATATGGGCCGGTAATCAAGGATGTTGCTCATGAACTATTTGGCGATGGTATAATGAGTATGATTGATGTAAAAATTTATGTTGACAAAGTTATCGAAAACAATTATCCACGAATGTTATTGACTTTTAATGGCAAATGGCTATACTATTCTAAATGGTAA
- a CDS encoding Lrp/AsnC family transcriptional regulator encodes MDEIDLRILKILQHNAKYSLDEIAREIRIPKSTLSYRIKKLEKDGVIKGYYAYINPASLNLDYIVITSVKAKYGKNYHVELGNKLAQIPGVWGVYFVLGDNDFIVMARYKTREEFMEKFLEKVMSIPEVERTSTQVVVKIIKESPNIVIF; translated from the coding sequence ATGGATGAAATAGACTTAAGAATTTTGAAAATTCTTCAACACAATGCAAAATATTCTTTAGATGAGATAGCTAGGGAAATTAGAATTCCCAAGTCTACCTTATCATATAGAATTAAGAAGTTAGAAAAAGATGGTGTAATTAAGGGTTATTATGCATATATTAATCCAGCCTCATTAAACCTTGATTACATAGTAATAACTTCTGTAAAAGCTAAGTATGGTAAAAATTATCATGTGGAGTTAGGCAATAAGTTAGCACAAATACCAGGGGTTTGGGGAGTATATTTTGTTCTAGGCGATAATGATTTTATTGTAATGGCTAGATATAAAACCAGAGAGGAGTTCATGGAAAAATTCTTAGAAAAAGTTATGAGTATTCCAGAGGTCGAGAGAACTTCTACACAAGTTGTTGTTAAGATAATTAAAGAATCACCAAATATAGTTATCTTTTAA